In the Haloferula helveola genome, one interval contains:
- a CDS encoding formylglycine-generating enzyme family protein, with protein MKRIAPLLILTLPAFAEAAPEGPNPSFLPVTEQIHKKVTEKGGPKTADAMEAYTEEIPLAENAGLEMVPVPGGSFTIGSPESEEGRKEDEGPQKKLEIAPFWMGKYEVTWDLYRAFMENGKSRNKDGTLNRDSDLMTSEAPKMEDGETLPDIVSQPTPPYIPMHFEMGEGYGVDWPAIAMTQHAASKFCEWLSAQTGHYYRLPTEAEWEYACRAGTTTPWSFGDDASKLGDYAWTMDNAEFQYHKVGEKKPNPWGLYDMHGNVAEWCLDGYLSDSYAKWKDGDKNPWQVATERYPRVARGGHFFDGGPETMRSGARIASDASWKAIDPQNPKSIWYHTSNLWIGFRVVRPLETPDVKTMHLMWNTGPGPTE; from the coding sequence ATGAAACGCATCGCGCCCCTGCTGATCCTCACCCTTCCCGCTTTTGCCGAAGCCGCTCCGGAAGGCCCGAATCCGTCATTCCTGCCGGTCACGGAACAGATCCACAAGAAAGTCACCGAGAAGGGTGGCCCGAAGACGGCCGACGCGATGGAGGCCTACACCGAGGAAATCCCGCTGGCCGAGAACGCCGGGCTTGAAATGGTGCCGGTCCCGGGCGGCAGCTTCACGATCGGTTCGCCAGAGTCCGAGGAAGGGCGCAAGGAGGACGAAGGTCCCCAGAAGAAGCTCGAGATCGCGCCGTTCTGGATGGGCAAATACGAGGTCACCTGGGACCTCTACCGCGCGTTCATGGAAAACGGGAAGTCGCGAAACAAGGACGGCACGCTGAACCGCGACTCCGACCTGATGACGTCGGAAGCTCCCAAGATGGAAGACGGGGAAACGCTGCCCGACATCGTCTCGCAGCCGACTCCCCCCTACATCCCGATGCACTTCGAGATGGGTGAGGGATACGGCGTCGACTGGCCCGCCATCGCGATGACCCAGCACGCCGCCAGCAAGTTCTGCGAATGGCTCAGCGCACAGACCGGCCACTACTACCGCCTGCCGACCGAAGCCGAGTGGGAGTACGCCTGCCGCGCCGGCACCACGACTCCTTGGTCCTTCGGCGACGATGCCTCCAAACTCGGCGACTACGCGTGGACGATGGACAACGCCGAGTTCCAGTATCACAAGGTCGGCGAGAAGAAGCCGAACCCGTGGGGCTTGTACGACATGCATGGCAATGTCGCCGAGTGGTGCCTCGACGGCTACCTTTCCGACAGCTACGCGAAGTGGAAGGACGGCGACAAGAACCCGTGGCAGGTCGCGACCGAACGCTATCCGCGCGTCGCGCGTGGCGGACACTTCTTCGACGGCGGACCCGAGACGATGCGCTCGGGTGCCCGCATCGCATCGGACGCCTCATGGAAGGCGATCGACCCGCAGAATCCCAAGTCGATCTGGTATCACACCAGCAACCTGTGGATCGGCTTCCGGGTCGTCCGCCCGCTCGAAACGCCGGACGTCAAGACGATGCACCTGATGTGGAACACCGGCCCCGGCCCCACGGAATAA
- the leuD gene encoding 3-isopropylmalate dehydratase small subunit has translation MALEKITSVSGRGVQIPGADIDTDRIIPARFMKCVTFDGLGEYAFYDVRFDPETGEKTDHPLNDPRFNGAEILISGVNFGCGSSREHAPQSLSKYGFKAVIAQSFAEIFFGNSTTLGMPCVTVPASAIAELRAAVEADPSTEITIDLEKKEVRTSAGQSFACEIPESARDALMAGRWDPIQELIDNGGKIEATAEKLNYV, from the coding sequence ATGGCACTCGAAAAGATCACCTCTGTTTCCGGTCGCGGCGTCCAAATTCCCGGCGCCGACATCGACACCGACCGCATCATTCCGGCCCGCTTCATGAAATGCGTCACATTCGACGGACTCGGCGAGTACGCGTTCTACGACGTGCGCTTCGATCCCGAGACCGGCGAGAAGACCGATCACCCGCTCAACGACCCGCGCTTCAATGGCGCCGAGATCCTGATCAGCGGTGTGAACTTCGGCTGCGGCTCGTCCCGCGAGCACGCGCCCCAGTCGCTGAGCAAGTACGGCTTCAAGGCGGTCATCGCGCAGTCCTTCGCGGAGATCTTCTTCGGCAATTCGACGACCCTCGGCATGCCCTGCGTCACCGTCCCGGCATCGGCGATCGCCGAGCTGCGCGCGGCGGTCGAGGCGGATCCTTCCACCGAGATCACGATCGATCTTGAGAAGAAGGAAGTCCGCACGTCGGCCGGGCAGAGCTTCGCCTGCGAGATCCCCGAGTCGGCCCGCGACGCGCTGATGGCGGGTCGCTGGGATCCGATCCAGGAGCTGATTGACAACGGCGGGAAGATCGAGGCGACGGCGGAGAAGCTGAACTACGTCTGA
- a CDS encoding FAD:protein FMN transferase produces MRTLSRLLPIVLLTAFSPADEPVRFQDPALGEASGLAVSPTSPGFLWLVNDSGSPANLHLASNNGAARGTLKLEGVRNIDWEDLASFTWNGRAWLLVADVGDNQGQRETVMLHLVAEPKLPPAGDQLEATAAPEWTLRFRYEDGPRDCESVSVDPAGEAIYLLSKRDPTPRLYRLPLRKPEDGMIATAEFVTEAVSPPRPKGALPHPFGGQPTAMDFSSDGEMAAILTYQAAYLLRRGSAESWADVFRRKPVVLGTHGLPQAEALAFTPDGHQLLVTSEGVGSKLVTLEVPSSDEVRHDFSRELMGTRFSITCYSAYPALAEAAANAAFAEAEAINAVASDYIPDSELMRISTAPVGKAVELSPSLYDLLSTARRIAEDTDGCYDPTLGPLTTLWRETRNTGKLPDAATLDAARKSSGWKNFTLDPELRTITLGVPGMRFDLGGIAKGYAADAMLRTMEKYGVARTSVVAGGDVALGEPPPGRDAWNVGLKTFDKLKPDEVIGLSGSAVSTSGDLHQFVEIDGVRYSHILDPKTGLGLTRPIAVSVIAPSATLTDPLATAACVAGADKAESLVRKSGATDVRIRTQPE; encoded by the coding sequence ATGAGAACGCTCAGCCGACTGCTTCCAATCGTCCTGCTGACCGCGTTCAGCCCGGCCGATGAGCCGGTCCGTTTCCAAGATCCCGCACTCGGCGAGGCAAGCGGACTGGCGGTATCGCCCACCTCCCCCGGTTTCCTCTGGCTGGTCAATGACAGCGGCTCTCCGGCCAACCTCCATCTCGCGTCGAACAACGGTGCGGCCCGCGGCACCCTCAAGCTCGAGGGGGTCCGGAATATCGACTGGGAAGATCTCGCATCGTTCACCTGGAACGGCCGGGCGTGGCTGCTGGTTGCCGATGTCGGCGACAACCAAGGGCAGCGCGAAACGGTCATGTTGCATCTGGTCGCCGAGCCGAAACTTCCGCCGGCCGGTGATCAACTGGAAGCCACGGCAGCTCCCGAGTGGACGCTTCGTTTCCGCTACGAAGACGGCCCGCGGGACTGCGAAAGCGTGTCGGTCGATCCTGCGGGCGAAGCCATCTACCTCTTGAGCAAGCGCGACCCGACACCGCGACTCTACCGCCTGCCACTCCGAAAGCCGGAAGACGGAATGATCGCCACAGCCGAATTCGTCACCGAAGCCGTGTCCCCTCCCCGGCCGAAAGGCGCGCTCCCCCACCCCTTTGGTGGGCAACCGACGGCGATGGACTTCTCGTCAGACGGTGAGATGGCGGCCATCCTCACCTACCAGGCCGCCTACCTGCTACGACGTGGATCGGCCGAAAGCTGGGCCGACGTCTTCCGCCGCAAGCCGGTCGTCCTCGGCACCCACGGGCTGCCCCAAGCCGAAGCGCTGGCCTTCACACCGGACGGTCACCAGCTCCTCGTCACCAGCGAAGGAGTCGGCAGCAAACTCGTCACCCTCGAGGTCCCATCGAGCGACGAAGTCCGCCATGACTTCAGCCGTGAGCTGATGGGGACCCGCTTCTCAATCACCTGCTACAGCGCCTATCCGGCATTGGCGGAAGCAGCGGCCAATGCCGCGTTCGCCGAAGCCGAGGCGATCAATGCAGTCGCCTCCGACTACATCCCTGACTCCGAACTGATGCGGATCTCCACCGCTCCGGTCGGCAAAGCGGTCGAACTGTCGCCAAGCCTCTACGACCTGCTGAGCACCGCCCGGCGGATCGCGGAGGACACCGACGGCTGCTACGACCCGACGCTCGGCCCGCTTACCACGCTGTGGCGGGAGACCCGGAACACCGGAAAGCTGCCGGACGCTGCCACGCTCGATGCCGCCCGGAAGTCCAGCGGCTGGAAAAACTTCACCCTCGATCCAGAGCTCCGGACCATCACTCTTGGAGTTCCCGGCATGCGATTCGACCTCGGAGGCATCGCCAAAGGCTACGCGGCCGACGCGATGCTTCGGACGATGGAGAAATACGGTGTAGCCCGTACTTCCGTGGTGGCCGGAGGCGATGTCGCGCTTGGAGAGCCGCCACCCGGACGGGATGCCTGGAATGTCGGGCTCAAGACCTTCGACAAATTGAAGCCGGACGAGGTCATCGGTCTCTCGGGTTCCGCGGTCTCGACTTCAGGCGACCTCCACCAGTTCGTCGAGATCGACGGGGTCCGCTACTCCCACATCCTCGATCCGAAAACCGGACTCGGACTCACCCGACCGATCGCGGTGAGCGTGATCGCACCGAGCGCGACCCTCACCGACCCCCTCGCGACCGCCGCCTGCGTTGCCGGCGCCGACAAGGCCGAATCGTTGGTGCGAAAATCCGGCGCGACCGATGTGCGAATCCGGACCCAACCCGAGTGA
- a CDS encoding MFS transporter, which yields MTQPGQFDFSQQRRTFRLELLRSIPQGVVETAATTFAVFVAIRVFNLPPWMKGSIIASGSVGLLLSLFVVQLIRRIGCSVNSVAASLWVLSSTGFITAALSPENPTLYFVGTCFAFVCMASGAPLMAQIYRKHYADEKRGHLFSLSAMVRACVVALAGWTVGLWIERQGFTPLFLTYAGGTLGMAACVMAMAPVRLRLSNRIRWFDAFNHVGQNRAFAKLLVVWMLLGLGNLTSWALFVEFIGNPVYGFGFDADRTGFITSTIPMLAFIVTVVPWGLIFDRMPFYRVRAVVNLFFMTGTLIYFLGGSVFALCLGIALHGIARSGGNILWTLWTTRFADEERVGEYQSVHSFLTGVRGVIAPMIAFTVIQYLGPKSVAMMSASLVLISTLVILPEIISEFRNAPKEA from the coding sequence GTGACCCAACCCGGACAATTCGACTTCTCCCAGCAGCGGAGAACGTTCCGGTTGGAGTTGCTGCGTTCGATCCCCCAAGGCGTGGTCGAAACTGCCGCGACGACCTTCGCGGTCTTCGTTGCGATCCGGGTCTTCAACCTTCCGCCCTGGATGAAGGGCTCGATCATCGCGTCGGGCAGCGTCGGCCTCCTCCTCAGCCTGTTCGTCGTGCAGTTGATCCGCCGGATCGGTTGTTCGGTGAATTCCGTCGCGGCTTCGCTGTGGGTCCTGTCTTCGACCGGCTTCATCACCGCCGCGCTGTCACCCGAGAATCCCACACTCTACTTCGTCGGCACCTGCTTCGCCTTCGTCTGCATGGCTTCGGGGGCGCCGTTGATGGCGCAGATCTACCGCAAGCACTACGCCGATGAGAAACGCGGTCATCTGTTCTCGCTGAGCGCGATGGTCCGGGCCTGCGTGGTCGCCCTCGCCGGGTGGACCGTCGGTCTGTGGATCGAACGCCAGGGTTTCACGCCGCTGTTTCTCACCTACGCCGGCGGCACGCTCGGCATGGCGGCGTGCGTCATGGCCATGGCGCCGGTCCGCCTGCGGCTCTCGAACCGCATCCGCTGGTTCGACGCCTTCAACCACGTCGGCCAGAATCGGGCTTTCGCCAAACTGCTGGTCGTCTGGATGCTCCTCGGTCTCGGCAACCTCACTTCATGGGCGCTGTTCGTCGAGTTCATCGGCAACCCGGTTTACGGCTTCGGCTTCGACGCCGACCGCACCGGCTTCATCACCAGCACTATCCCGATGCTCGCCTTCATCGTGACCGTCGTACCATGGGGCCTGATCTTCGACCGCATGCCGTTCTACCGGGTGCGCGCGGTCGTGAACCTCTTCTTCATGACCGGCACGCTGATCTACTTCCTCGGCGGTTCCGTCTTCGCGCTCTGCCTCGGCATCGCGCTGCACGGCATCGCCCGCTCCGGAGGCAACATCCTGTGGACGCTTTGGACCACACGCTTCGCCGATGAGGAGCGGGTCGGCGAATACCAGAGTGTCCACAGCTTCCTGACCGGAGTCCGTGGAGTCATCGCGCCAATGATCGCCTTCACGGTGATCCAGTATCTCGGACCGAAGTCGGTCGCGATGATGTCGGCCAGCCTCGTGCTGATCAGCACGCTCGTGATTCTTCCCGAGATCATTTCCGAATTCCGCAACGCTCCAAAAGAGGCATGA
- a CDS encoding multiheme c-type cytochrome, translated as MRRLLFLAALVFASCEKKPVEVGEQSLTVHFTCDTFGRLEPCGCFTGQHGGMTRLRTWLQGQDRDGPSLRLDVGGALAGSHDYDRIQYAYLLRAYSAMGYRALNIGGREAEVTADQLKAMTAGSPVPIISASLIDASTREPLLDPYVIVEDGGRKIGILGLIDPASCPDPGKGLAILDMPAAVDRVLPDLKEKSDVIIVLAFTGNPGMEQLARSYFEFDMILGGDVRQPAQYLETVNESVIAYTTNEGRTVATMKATISAGERPRLVDPSYKVELLHEKIPQDPEFRQMVKEYREEIRETELDVDRPGENGSSDAIPGVTAAATYVGSESCQACHQDEHAVWAKSGHAHAFETLVKLGAESDPHCIKCHTVGFGEESGYRREYGANKLTGVGCESCHGPASEHVSEMTSGRPKRFKFRPLGAADCTGCHYGEFSRPFDWEKFWPHVRHGDDGP; from the coding sequence ATGCGCCGGCTCCTTTTCCTCGCCGCTCTGGTTTTCGCGTCGTGCGAAAAGAAGCCGGTCGAAGTCGGCGAGCAGTCGCTGACGGTCCACTTCACCTGCGACACGTTCGGACGCCTCGAGCCGTGCGGTTGTTTCACCGGCCAGCATGGTGGCATGACGCGGCTCCGCACCTGGCTGCAAGGGCAGGACCGTGATGGTCCCTCGCTCCGGCTCGATGTCGGCGGTGCGCTCGCCGGGAGCCACGACTATGACCGCATCCAGTATGCGTATCTGCTGCGCGCCTACTCGGCGATGGGCTATCGAGCGTTGAATATCGGCGGTCGTGAAGCGGAGGTGACCGCGGATCAGCTGAAAGCCATGACGGCCGGCAGTCCGGTGCCGATCATCTCGGCCTCGCTGATCGATGCCTCAACCCGCGAACCGCTGTTGGATCCTTACGTGATCGTTGAGGACGGCGGTCGGAAGATCGGGATCCTCGGATTGATCGATCCCGCCTCCTGTCCCGACCCCGGCAAGGGTCTCGCGATCCTCGACATGCCCGCAGCGGTCGACCGGGTGCTGCCCGACCTGAAGGAGAAGTCGGATGTCATCATCGTGCTCGCCTTCACCGGAAATCCCGGGATGGAGCAGCTTGCCCGATCCTATTTCGAGTTCGACATGATCCTCGGCGGCGACGTCCGGCAACCGGCGCAGTATCTCGAAACGGTCAACGAATCCGTCATTGCCTACACCACGAACGAGGGCCGCACGGTGGCCACGATGAAGGCGACGATTTCCGCCGGCGAGCGACCGCGGTTGGTCGATCCGAGCTACAAGGTCGAGCTGCTGCACGAGAAGATTCCGCAGGATCCCGAGTTCCGGCAGATGGTGAAGGAATACCGCGAGGAGATCCGGGAGACCGAACTCGATGTCGACCGTCCGGGCGAGAATGGTTCGTCCGATGCGATCCCCGGTGTGACCGCGGCCGCCACCTACGTCGGCTCCGAGAGTTGCCAGGCGTGCCACCAGGACGAGCACGCGGTCTGGGCGAAATCCGGACACGCCCACGCCTTCGAAACGCTGGTGAAGCTGGGCGCCGAGTCCGACCCGCACTGCATCAAGTGCCACACTGTCGGTTTCGGCGAGGAGTCCGGTTACCGGCGCGAGTATGGAGCGAACAAACTCACAGGCGTTGGCTGCGAGTCATGCCACGGACCGGCTTCGGAGCACGTCTCGGAGATGACTTCCGGACGACCGAAGCGCTTCAAGTTCCGCCCGCTCGGGGCGGCCGACTGCACCGGCTGCCACTACGGCGAGTTCTCGCGGCCTTTCGACTGGGAGAAGTTCTGGCCGCACGTCCGCCACGGCGATGACGGACCGTGA
- a CDS encoding TraB/GumN family protein, whose protein sequence is MIRKLIACLIAPALVLIPATAQEDGPKHPLRPLLWKVEGNGLEKPSWLFGTIHLGEGPLGKLHPAADKALAGSDVVYTEVSMDPATQLGMAKHFMRTDGKTLSASIGEELTKQLEAELAAVQPGLTSGIFQSFKTWAVAVTIPLLKAQLGGSPPVDRIVWDKATEAGKGTVALEKPEDQFGIFDDLKEEEQIIFLSESLRLQKESRGKEEDPVAHLVEAYVSGDPKKIEGAMEHQMNEMAKGEHKELGEKLLKRLLQDRNVTMAKTMAERMKVDPAKSHFFAVGAGHYLGKGNIVGLLTDRGYTVTLANP, encoded by the coding sequence ATGATCCGAAAACTGATCGCCTGCCTGATCGCGCCGGCACTTGTCCTGATTCCCGCAACCGCCCAGGAGGATGGTCCCAAGCACCCGCTCCGTCCGCTGCTGTGGAAGGTCGAGGGGAACGGATTGGAGAAGCCGTCGTGGTTGTTCGGGACGATTCACCTTGGCGAGGGGCCGCTGGGCAAACTCCACCCCGCTGCGGACAAGGCGCTCGCCGGCAGCGACGTGGTTTACACCGAGGTCTCGATGGACCCGGCCACGCAGCTCGGCATGGCGAAGCATTTCATGCGCACCGACGGCAAGACGTTGTCGGCATCGATCGGTGAGGAGCTGACCAAGCAGCTCGAAGCCGAACTCGCAGCGGTTCAGCCCGGCTTGACGTCGGGAATCTTCCAGTCGTTCAAGACCTGGGCGGTGGCGGTCACGATTCCGCTGCTGAAGGCGCAGCTCGGCGGTTCGCCGCCGGTCGACCGGATCGTCTGGGATAAGGCGACGGAAGCCGGCAAGGGGACGGTGGCGCTGGAGAAGCCGGAGGACCAGTTCGGGATTTTCGATGACCTGAAGGAGGAGGAACAGATCATCTTCCTTTCCGAGAGCCTCCGCCTGCAGAAGGAATCCCGGGGGAAGGAGGAGGACCCGGTCGCCCATCTGGTTGAAGCCTACGTCTCCGGTGACCCGAAGAAAATCGAGGGTGCGATGGAGCACCAGATGAACGAGATGGCGAAGGGCGAGCACAAGGAGCTCGGCGAGAAGCTCCTCAAGCGCCTGCTCCAGGACCGCAATGTGACGATGGCCAAGACCATGGCCGAGCGGATGAAGGTGGATCCTGCCAAGTCCCACTTCTTCGCGGTGGGCGCGGGCCACTATCTCGGCAAAGGAAACATCGTCGGCCTGCTGACCGACCGCGGCTACACCGTCACCCTCGCGAATCCCTGA
- a CDS encoding DUF4159 domain-containing protein, whose product MKRIALIFSLLVAPLVADEAQRIKCGNLVYGKGQTSVCFADAFLKDAARETGIDIDPSFSRIALAKPELFKTPMCVFTGEGDFQLTPEERKNLKRYLENGGFIMASPGCSDADWNRAFQREISAALPEYKFAALPMDHELFSTVHKITEVRTYSKSVKLQGLQINGRLALLYSPEGLNDVRNASGCCCCGGSEIQQSRQVNVNALVYALLH is encoded by the coding sequence ATGAAACGAATCGCTCTCATTTTCAGCCTGCTCGTCGCGCCGCTGGTGGCCGACGAAGCCCAGCGGATCAAATGCGGCAACCTGGTGTATGGCAAAGGCCAGACCTCGGTCTGCTTTGCCGATGCCTTCCTCAAGGACGCGGCGCGCGAGACCGGCATCGACATCGATCCGAGCTTCAGCCGCATCGCCCTCGCCAAGCCGGAGCTGTTCAAGACGCCGATGTGCGTCTTCACCGGTGAAGGCGACTTCCAGCTCACTCCCGAGGAACGCAAGAACCTCAAGCGCTACCTCGAGAACGGCGGATTCATCATGGCCAGCCCGGGCTGCTCCGATGCTGACTGGAACCGCGCGTTCCAGCGCGAGATCAGCGCCGCATTGCCGGAGTACAAGTTCGCCGCGCTGCCGATGGACCACGAGCTCTTCTCCACCGTCCACAAGATCACCGAGGTGCGGACTTACTCGAAGTCGGTCAAGCTGCAGGGGCTGCAAATCAATGGCAGGCTCGCGCTGCTCTACTCTCCGGAAGGCCTGAACGACGTGCGCAACGCATCCGGATGCTGTTGCTGCGGCGGCTCGGAGATCCAGCAGTCGCGACAGGTGAATGTGAACGCGCTGGTCTACGCCCTTCTCCACTGA
- a CDS encoding class 1 isoprenoid biosynthesis enzyme: MSYAVDEDFEKSAEMLRAMPELADFAGLGPLIDDYEAGVGQTALVAYRMLTPEAEWRDTIAVQAAIYAAALASFLIDDVMDRDESKPAFGMDDGRKSNLGGALLVAVYKLIGQSEFPHEVRQRLADEMSDLLLAASAAQEVEALLMSGDLPNPDPEANYWKVIHGKSSQQVGRNLKLGAIMAGRPEWEQPMYELGVAVGDMSQIYDDITDAIYKIISPDWESTCKNLLIIFCLHENNPRREEFIKHFKSATTDPEAHTACRQIMIESGAVGYAVYHYFTRYKNARKLIESFEGVDQSYMLNLLNNNIRPISHVLTELGVPLPEGVAEELKLEGDVSASLAQG, translated from the coding sequence ATGAGCTACGCGGTTGATGAAGACTTCGAAAAGTCCGCCGAGATGCTGCGGGCGATGCCCGAACTGGCCGACTTCGCAGGACTTGGCCCGCTGATCGATGACTACGAGGCGGGCGTCGGCCAGACCGCTCTGGTCGCCTACCGGATGCTCACTCCCGAAGCGGAATGGCGCGACACCATCGCCGTCCAAGCCGCGATCTACGCCGCCGCGCTGGCGAGCTTCCTGATCGACGACGTCATGGACCGCGACGAGTCGAAGCCCGCCTTCGGCATGGACGACGGCCGCAAGTCGAACCTCGGTGGCGCCCTGCTGGTCGCCGTCTACAAGCTCATCGGCCAAAGCGAATTTCCCCACGAGGTCCGCCAGCGGCTCGCCGACGAAATGTCCGACCTGCTGCTCGCGGCCTCCGCGGCCCAGGAAGTGGAGGCGCTTCTCATGAGCGGCGACCTGCCGAATCCGGACCCCGAGGCGAACTACTGGAAGGTCATTCACGGCAAGAGCTCGCAGCAGGTCGGCCGCAACCTGAAGCTCGGCGCCATCATGGCCGGGCGGCCGGAGTGGGAGCAGCCGATGTACGAACTCGGCGTCGCGGTCGGCGACATGTCCCAGATCTACGACGACATCACCGACGCCATCTACAAGATCATCTCGCCTGACTGGGAAAGCACCTGCAAGAACCTGCTGATCATCTTCTGCCTCCACGAGAACAACCCGCGGCGGGAGGAGTTCATCAAGCACTTCAAAAGCGCGACCACGGATCCGGAGGCGCACACCGCCTGCCGTCAGATCATGATCGAGTCCGGCGCGGTTGGCTACGCGGTCTACCACTACTTCACCCGCTACAAGAACGCCCGCAAGCTGATCGAGTCGTTCGAAGGAGTCGACCAAAGCTACATGCTGAACCTTCTGAACAACAACATCCGCCCGATCTCGCACGTCCTCACCGAACTGGGCGTGCCGCTGCCGGAAGGAGTTGCGGAAGAGCTGAAGCTCGAGGGCGACGTATCGGCCAGCCTGGCCCAAGGCTGA
- the leuC gene encoding 3-isopropylmalate dehydratase large subunit: MGKSLYQKVWESHSVGTLADGRTQLFIGTHLIHEVTSPQAFGMLRDLGLSVKYPKRTFATIDHIVPTVNQDAPADPLAADMMSALRQNADEFGITYFDLASGKQGIVHVVGPEQGITQPGTTIACGDSHTATHGAFGAIAFGIGTTQVRDVLATQTMAMEPLKVRRIEVNGTLRPGVYAKDVTLHIIRLLGAKGGIGYAYEYAGEVFDNMTMEERMTVCNMAIEGGARCGYVNPDQKTVDYLKGRPYVDMDDFEATASRWLSFASDADAVYDDIVKIDAADIEPTVTWGISPDHGIAVSESIPDPATAETPEQKATIEEALAYMKLPAGTPIKGVKIDVAFLGSCTNGRLSDFREAARFLKGRKVAEGVKAIAVPGSQIVAHQCQQEGLDKIFEEAGFEWRGAGCSMCLAMNPDKLVGDQICASSSNRNFKGRQGSPTGRTILMSPVMVAAAAVEGAVADAREVFDIAHAAA, translated from the coding sequence ATGGGCAAGAGCCTCTACCAAAAAGTCTGGGAATCCCACAGCGTCGGCACGCTGGCCGACGGTCGCACGCAACTCTTCATCGGCACCCACCTGATCCATGAAGTCACCTCGCCGCAGGCCTTCGGGATGCTTCGGGATCTCGGCCTGAGCGTGAAGTACCCGAAGCGCACCTTCGCCACCATCGACCACATCGTGCCGACGGTGAACCAGGACGCGCCGGCGGATCCGTTGGCGGCCGACATGATGAGCGCGCTGCGGCAGAATGCCGACGAGTTCGGGATCACCTATTTCGACCTCGCCTCCGGCAAGCAGGGCATCGTTCACGTCGTCGGTCCGGAGCAGGGCATCACCCAGCCCGGCACCACGATCGCCTGCGGTGACTCGCACACCGCGACCCATGGTGCCTTCGGCGCGATCGCATTCGGCATCGGCACCACCCAGGTGCGCGACGTGCTCGCCACCCAGACCATGGCGATGGAGCCCCTGAAAGTGCGTCGCATCGAAGTCAACGGCACGCTCCGTCCGGGAGTCTATGCCAAGGACGTCACGCTTCACATCATCCGCCTGCTGGGTGCGAAGGGCGGCATCGGCTACGCCTATGAGTATGCCGGTGAAGTTTTCGACAACATGACGATGGAAGAGCGGATGACCGTCTGCAACATGGCCATCGAAGGCGGTGCGCGCTGCGGCTACGTCAACCCGGACCAGAAGACGGTCGATTACCTGAAGGGCCGCCCCTACGTCGACATGGACGACTTCGAAGCGACCGCCTCCCGCTGGCTGTCCTTCGCTTCCGATGCCGATGCCGTTTACGACGACATCGTGAAGATCGACGCGGCGGACATCGAGCCGACCGTGACGTGGGGAATCTCGCCCGACCACGGGATCGCCGTTTCCGAAAGCATTCCGGATCCGGCTACGGCCGAAACGCCCGAGCAGAAGGCGACCATCGAGGAAGCCCTCGCCTACATGAAGTTGCCGGCCGGAACGCCGATCAAGGGTGTAAAGATCGATGTCGCCTTCCTCGGATCCTGCACCAACGGCCGGCTGTCCGATTTCCGCGAAGCCGCCCGTTTCCTCAAGGGTCGCAAGGTGGCCGAAGGCGTGAAAGCCATTGCGGTCCCGGGATCGCAGATCGTCGCGCACCAGTGCCAGCAGGAAGGTCTCGACAAGATCTTCGAAGAGGCCGGATTCGAGTGGCGCGGCGCCGGGTGTTCGATGTGCCTCGCAATGAATCCCGACAAACTCGTCGGTGACCAGATCTGTGCGTCGTCCTCGAACCGCAACTTCAAGGGACGGCAAGGCTCGCCGACCGGCAGGACGATCCTGATGTCACCCGTGATGGTGGCGGCCGCCGCTGTCGAGGGAGCCGTGGCCGACGCCCGCGAGGTGTTCGACATCGCCCACGCCGCAGCCTGA